The genomic segment GAAGAAGAACAAAGTAGAGATACTCCCTGTTTAACAACAGCCCTATTTAGAAACCATTTGAAATTGTGACAGTGTTAAAAAGGTAactttatgactggtccttgaacTTACCACTATTACAGTTTACAGTATATTATCAGCATTCAGGTACTTTGCAACCAGCCCATATTTATGGCCATTGCAACATCCAGTGGTCACACGATTGTCACTTGCAAGCTTCACATCCAGCTttcaacaagcagagtcaatggagaagttgGCAGTAAAATTACAAGCGATATCTCAATAAGTGATTTTCTTATTGACCATGGCGGAACTGATGTTGAAAGTCCTTTGTGGAAAAGTGatatttcacttaatgaccatatcaCTTAGTGACAGTTGCTGGTTGCAgttgtcattaagtgaggactacctataattgaaATTCACATTGCATGATTCCATATTTCATTGATATTATTCCAAGATCATTGAAAAGGAAGAAGCATTAGCAATTAAAATTTAGAAGGTAAAATAGAGAGGATCACAATCTTTCAGAAATGATGTTTTCCACATGAAAAACCGATAAACTTTTCTTCCATGTTGTCTTTAATTTCTTGATGAACTTTTTCTTGTTTAGTAGCAATTGTGTTATCAGCACTAAGTTTACCCAATTGTCCACTATTAATTCCCTCTGTAtatgggattattattattattattattatatcttttattcattaaacatgaaacacagtcaactgaacatttaaacatgtatcacaaataccattgactggctctgatggttgatatgggttgctaccagaatcctaggtatcaaccaagtatcttcttaaaatttaAGTTGTTCCTAGTAGTGCAGTCTTTTGCAGCTCTGCTGGTGCTACAGCAGGATGCTGCAACTTCTTGATGTATTttgcaaaattcttggacatggtaccaagtgccctgatgacagtGGATACCActtttacatgtttcatccataaccaTGTAGTTTCTTATTATtactataatatatataattactattattactgttattattattattattactgttattattattattattatttgacagATTTATACAAGCTCACTGCAGAGATGCTTGGTCAGGGCTCCTATGCCAAGGTTCAAGGAGCAGTTAGCTTGCAGACTGGAAAGGAATATGCAGTTAAGGTGAGGAAAACATCACAATTTTCCTTTTGATTAAGAGCATTTTATCTGCGAGAACTTACAAGAACCCAGTTACTAACTACACTAATAACTAGTTCAGAGGTAGTGAACTATGGCCCTTTATGatttttggacttcaattcccataattcctgCCTTGAAGTTCttgatttgaagtccacaagtcataaaagggccatagttccccacccaaTTCTAGTTCTaaacatttttcccccttcaacataataaaatgaaaagattGTGTCAATGGCAACATTTGGCATCATGCAAAATTTTCTACTTCCGCAGCAGGAATTTCCCTCACTTTTCCTCCCAATGCTTCATGAAGGCTTCTGAAAGCTCATCTGGAGGGTGTAGGGTTGAGTAGATGTGTAACATGGTGCAAGAAATGATTTTGATCTGTCAATAAAACCCAAGTTTGGCAGGCAGACAGAATTGGATATAATGCAATATTCATTCTGCAAgaagtttttcattttaaaaaaactttctattTTTGCAACAGATAATTGAAAAAAATGCTGGACATAGTCGGAGTCGGGTATTTCGAGAAGTGGAAACATTGTATCAGTGTCAGGGTAATAAGTAAGTATTACAGTATTAATAAAATCTTGTATGTTAAAGATTCCACAAAATAAGATTGGCAGCAGTTGTTTATTCTTGGTATAGGCTTGGAAAGCAGAGATCAAATAACATCCCTTGTAAATTATGTTGATCAAGCACAAAGGATAGACTTGAAGCAGCTGCTTCTACCAAAATTGTTCAGTTCCTTTTGGCTCCTACATATTTATTTAGCAATGCAGGCGTGGCAATGAGAGAGAGCGCAAGACAATTGAATTATTTTTCATATGTATGAAAAATACTGATTAATTTTAAAATCAGTCATACTGATGATTTTAGGATTACAACGATGTGATTTTTGTTTACCTGAAAACATCAGAATATTTCAAATAACACTTTTGGGCATACTTGTGCAATTTTGATGTACTAAGAAAATAAAACTTAGCATGATCACCTGTGCCTTGTTTTTAAGGAACATTTTGGAATTAATAGAGTTTTTTGAAGATAGCGTAAGGTATTACCTTGTGTTTGAAAAACTGCGAGGAGGTAAGTATTCATTCCCCTTCCTTTGCCTCTGCTCTCCCAATTTTGTGATAACATTGACCCTGCCTTAGTTTAATCATTCAAACCTTTCACAGAAATATGTAGTTTTATCTTATGTTACATAACACTTGGATTTTCATTCATAGCCTATTTTAAAGAGTATTATTGTATTCCTGTATGAAGCTGAAATATTATCCAGATAATATTGGGGTGTTCTTAAAAAATGAATTGAAGTCACTCAGAACAATTACATTATAGTAAAGAGCAGAAGACCTGTGTTTTTTAGTGTTGAGAATTGGCCacatatataaaaaatacaaagttAGGAACAATGTTCTCTCTAAACTGTGCGCTTGCGCGGCTGCACACCTaaaagaaaacaccgcgcagaagtttcaaactgcagcgcagtgtttctttaaatgtgactgaaaatatccctcctccctcccttctctctctgcaccgaactctctcctccatctggtgattggtgaaatcaaggaagactctgcccagaGACCAATGacactgcagaagggagaattcccattgggaAAACatgattcgctggttgtagcctgtgtttctctgcacatctggggtttctcaggcattgtgtTGTGTGAAGCCCCGTTCTGGACTGGGCAgtctttctgcgatcccttcacTTCAGGGAGAGAGGGAACCAGCGtggaattggactgcctgagccaaaggggtccacaggatcttgagacttgatttttgagcagtaccaatcctttctactctttccttttcctttctgtccttcttctatcttcctttccttttcctttcctttctcttttcctttcatttctcatttcttttccttttttctttccttcttttccatttcttttcctttctcttttcctttttcctttcctttccttctttccttttcttctttgccatttcctttccttctttgccatttcctttccttttcttccccctccccttccttccttcctgggggtctgagggagagggaggggacccttttcctccttgcctccctccccaacatctgctctgatggcaattatggcttaaaaaaattcaggtgttcaggcatgaaaatgtgccactcaaacactatacttttccgcacattgaaaaaaattagagggaacattggttaggAAACGGATTATGTGCCCCTCTTTGCAGTGACAAAGTATGATATACAATTTCACAGTAAAAATCTGTACATCTATTATTCAAAATTTGTTTTTGATGGGGAGAGGGTGGTTTCAGGAAATGTGAACAGACTAAACTTTTGGCCTATCATTCCTGATAAAAATAGCAAACTTGTATAAACAACTTTGGAGTAAATGTCACACTTGTTTCTGAAGAAAACAGACCAGTCCGCATGGTCTGTAACCTGTTGCGCTGTGATGTGGGGGCTGTAAAATCAATTTCTCTTCTGTAATTACCTTTGCTACTATTTTTGTTGAGATAGAAACCTGGGCAATTTAGTTGTCACAAATATGTTTATACTTATTATAGAGTTTGGTGTCTTCAGTTGTTTTGCCTACAAGCATCTACCTGCCGTCTTTCCTCTATAGGCTCTATCTTGACTTATATACAACAGCAAAAGCACTTTAATGAGAGGGAGGCCAGCCAGGTGGTGAGAGATATTGCCTGTGCATTGGATTTCTTGCACACAAAAGGTAAAAACAAACACATTCCTATTTCCAAGCTCATTAGCCACCAGCTTTCAGGTTAGGCAAGGTTTGCttgtatatttaaaaaaccaGCATGACATTAAGTTTACTTCTGTGTTTAAGCATTTTGGATGTCTTTTTCTAACATAATAGCATAAGGATTTTGACACTGGTTGTTGACTTTGAGGTACAGTGAATGAACATAGTCCTTATTGAGCTATTGCACATGAACGATGATTCAATTTAAATGACACTTAATAGGGGATTTGGAGAAGATGAATAATGCTCATATTAACTATGTGCTTAAAGGTGACCCACATGCCTTGTAAACAGATACATTGCAGTATGTGTAGGATCTGGGTTATGAAGTAGcatggatgattttttttaattaaaaacaatacaaaattatGGCTACCTTAAGGTTGTAAAGATTTTTAAGTTTCAAGTTTTCAATCCATTATTACAGTCATGAGAATGGTACAGTAGTGCCACACTGTTCGTtaataataaacatttaaaatcatATAACGAGCATAAGTAATAGAAGTAAGGATGATTGGGGAATTAGAAATTAAGTCTGATAAAGACAGGCAAAAGGAAATAAGAATTGCGAAGAAAGGATTCTGGTAGAGTTTTTCAAATAGCTAAGACTGTCATACTGAAAGTCAAGACCTTCACCTGGGATATGGAACAATGGATTTAAGGTTTAAGAAGGCAGAAATACACCTGAATATTAGAAACAAACTTCATAAGAATATGAGCAGTTTGAAAATAGATCCAGTTATGAAGGGAGGTAGTGGCCATCCTCTGCTAGATATATTTAAGTGCAAACTAGACAGCCATCTGTTGGAGAGCCCTTAATTGTATAAACGGTCATTTCTAATGTCACGGATCAAAGTAATGTAAGTTTTGCTCACCACTTTACCTTAACAGTGGCACTTAATGATACCGATGataaattcacatttttaaaaattgtttactgtattttttggagtataagacgcacctttttccctcaaaaaagaggctgaaaatctgggtgcgtcttatacactgaatacagcattttttgcctcctgaaactccgccccctttagcaaaatggccgtgcatagcttttagaaggctttcagagagctcctgggggctggggagggcagaaatgagcgaaaaacagggtCAGTGCAGTTACGGGAACACTGAAATTACAATGTAATTACAAGGTATTTTGAAGCCAGCCTGCCCCCTGCCCTCCATTATCATAGCTTTTTCTTACCAAAAGCAAGCACTAATGGCCTATGTAGTTCAATCCCAGCCATCCTATAAGAGATTCTTTGTCCCTAAATAAATCCATGTGCCTGAGTTCGCTTCACTAACACAGGCTGCTATTTGTGTGCAGAAATATTAACAATTGGGCAATACAATTCAATTACCCCATTATCTTCTGGTTAGAAGCAGGGCGCCCTTTTGTTTTCCAGCTGAACAAATACTTTGGTCAaaattctgaaaaaagaaaacactctTTGAAGACCTACATGTCCTATATGTTATACATGTCCAGTTCCTTTGGAAACTTAAGATTCATAgtttttcttctctcagttgtgAATACTCAATCTGTGGGTGAAAATACGAGTCAAGCACTGACTTTCGAAGTTATGTCACTGCCCCTCAGGACTTTTTAGAATTCTGGTTTAATTTGAGAAGGAGCCAGTCACTGCTGGTATCCGTGTATTGACAACATGAAGAGCTTGTAAAGggaatatattttattgttcgttctttaaaaaatgtaccaAGTAGTACAAGTATACACACATATCAAGAGCTATAAAAAAATAGTCCATTAGCCAATACATTTCATTTTGTGTCTTAGAAATGCTTCTTAAATGCCTGGGTTGTACTATGTAATTTGTGAACGTTCAAGATTCATATGAAGGTATTATTTTAATGCCGTTATTCTAATGAATATTATTTCTCCTGTACAATTATTTGGAAAACATCCAGGAATATTTCATGAAGTTTGAATGTAACTTTAAGAGATGATTTAAGTGCAATGGAATTAGTAGCTACTGCAAACACcaaaaagcaaatattttctctattttctcCATTTTTGACATTGTTGTTTTGGATATGACTCCTTGTCTTTTGTGTTACTTCTTAGGTATCGCACATCGAGATCTAAAACCTGAGAATATACTCTGTGAATCTCCTAATAAGGTGCATCTATGCTTTGCAATTCTATCTGTTTACTTTTCATTAGGTTTATTTCCTCAGTGATttgatttgcatttatttttccttcttcctccattTCAGGTATCACCTGTAAAAATTTGTGACTTTGATCTTGGAAGTGGGGTGAAACTCAACAGTGCATGTACTCCAATCTCTACTCCTGAACTGACTACTCCGGTATGTAGGCTCCTGTATTTTGGAGAGTAGTCTATGATGTGAGAACAAAGGCAACAATTCACTATGTTGTGCTGTAAAGTTGCTTAGATGCACAACCTAGCTGGCGTTTAGTTGAATTGCAAAAAGTGAAATATCCAGCAAGCTGCATTTTCCAGACAATATCttgctatttgggggggggattatagATGATAATATAGCTTATAGAGTAAATTTCAAGTTTGCAAATAACTCTAATAATAAACTAAGTTGCATTTCTCAAGTTTGAAAATTATAAGAAAATAGCTGCCAATAAGATCATGGAAATCTTGACATTAGTCCTAATGTAAAGGATCATTCggctaattgggcttttgaatgcatgcgctgaaataagccctcccctgaaaataagccctccctgaaaatattgcaacacagcagcaatcaTGAGGTGACAATGCTCCCAggctcttgcacctcaaaaataataagacctccctgaaaataaggccaagtcttAAATCTGATACAGGATTGGATGATAGGCAGATTGAAGCTGAAACAAATGTGGCCTAAACTGGATAAGCATTCAGTTTTACGTACTTCAATGTCAGGAAAAAGTTGTTCCACAAGATTCCTTGAATGGATGGAAAGTTTGCCAGAAAAAGGAATTATTTTGGGCAATTCCATCCAGTAAAGGGCAGTATAAGAAAATTAGTGGAATCGCACCAGGAAGCAGGAAACCTAAAGATTGCTGAAATTGGTAGTATGCAAAAGCAGAATTACATATATATCAAGTCCCTGTAAGTGTACAGAAGAGAGtgcaaataaataagaaaaattataaaCGGACTGATTTATTTTCCTAGATCATGTTTATTCTCTTGTAGCCAACAAGACTTGCATCTTTAACGCTGTATAATAGGACTGATTGAACAGTCCTTTTGCAATGTATTTCAGAGATTTTTTAGCATTGAAACTACTCTTGTGATTATTGTTAGTTAACCTGTTAACAGCCCTCATATTCACGCACCAAATTCTGAAATTATGGCTTGCCCAGGCTAAATAAAACCATTATCCAGGCTAGGTAATCAAATTACTAGAGAACTAAGAAGAGAGAACATGGAAGTATTATTTTCAAAAACAACATATATAACATAATCAAATATATTGGGCACCCCAATCTCAACAATCTCAATAATTCCTTATCAATGCACATTGGAAGGATTCAAATTTTGCTTTTACTTGTTTTCTTGTCATTgtttagttcagtgtttttcaatctcagcaactttaagatgtatggacttcaacttctgggATCTTCAAAGccgttgaggttgagaaacactgggggcaatatgctgaatctgtcaaccgtttagagagggctgtaaagcactgtgaagtggcatataaatctaagtgctattgctatcagatcagaggtggcattcagccggttctctctggtttggctgaaccggtagaggTGGCTggaagaggctccgcccacccgccccgacataatgcacgagcactgcactcgctcacatttgcgaaccggtagggaaggtaagtgaatcccaccgctgtatCAGATGGTTGCAACACATGGTATGGAATCCTGGGTATAAGGTCCCTGGAACATGGTTTACTGTATATGTTTCTCCAAAACTCCTTCTAACTCATGACCAAACATTAAAGGTTCAGGAGAGattaaaatttggaaatgatGAGTGAATATGAAACAGTACTGGAATAAGTCACTTCATATTGGACAATATGTTTCAAAGAGAGTTGCAAGAATGTTAAACTATATATTTAAAAGAGTTTTTATATATTGCTTGACCCAACGCATCCCGGAACCTGACTTGGGAGGTTTGGGATGATAAATGggtatattttcatttaattaaaatcTGCAAGGTTAAGTTGTATCACCAAGCCAACTGTTTGTTACTACGCAAAAAGCATTATAAAATTGTGCATATATTCAAGTACTCTATACTGAGACATCTACAAATTAACATTCTCAATTTCATTTTTGCTTCCTCATAATTCTTGCTGTTGCCCAGCAACTGTGCTATAGTTCATTGCCAGGGTTGTGGGAGACAgaccagaaattttatgcttatTTCCATAAAGTGTGAAATGCTGctctcacttaaaaaaaaagtcttggctTTAAAAATGTTCAGTTTGTATTGTGCTacaaaatatgaattaaatttACACTACAGTGTGCCTGGGTCTGGGAATCTCTTATCTACCAGGGTTAGACTGAATGAGTTGCGTAGACTAAATTTCCAGAGAGATAACGGCTTTGAATCAATGAGAAATAATAATCACGGTAATAATCCCAGTAACCTGGATAATAATCCCAGTAATTTGTATAGAAccgattagatcaggggtgtccaatttTAGAATCTAtatatgctggctagggaattgaagtccacagatcttaaagttgccaaggttggatatccCTGGCTTAGATCGTCCTCTCCTTCCTCCATTCTTCTGAACTTCTTCAGCATCTGCCAGTATGCTGCTACTAAACTGATACTGATTTAAAATTAACAGCAGCAGAATTTCCTGCATTGGGTTTAATACTCTCCCAGCTTTATGGGGAAAAATAGTCACTCCAAATAGATGTTACTAATCATATAATttgtaatacagatagtcctaaacttataccgtatatactcgagtataggccgacccgaatataagccgaggcacctaattttaccacaaaaactggaaaagttattgactcgagtataagcctagggtgggaaatgcagcagctaccggtaaatttcaaaaataaaaatagataccaataatgttttgaatatttatttcaaagaaaaacagtaaactagcggtgtattcaatgaaatacttcactcacctcatgatgctgatgtcccgctgtgatgatgatgtcccgtgcagccacgggagcgatgtcccgcctcctatgacacacggcacagtgattcctatcattggatcactgtaccagaggaggtgggacatcgctatgtggctgcttgccataacaaggaggaggtgggacatcgttgcagagcggcaggagggggaggaaggggaatcgtaagacagccctgcattacattagaacgtgaggaggggggatggtgcggtgcgtgctgcgcggcaaactgacacagagggaggggaaactcacaggggcactgggccattcacgagtgtcacccagcggcatggccccgcccctttttctcctccatttcgggcaatttttcactgactcgagtataagccgaggcggcttttttcagcccaaaaagtgggctgaaaaactaggcttatactcgagtatatacagtaatcacaattgagcacaagatttatgttgctaaattgaacattaaatgagttttgcccccttttacgacctttcttgccatagttgttaagtgaatcacttaagtcgttaaattagtaagatgattgttatgtgaatctgccttccccgttgacttggcttgtcagaaggtcgcaaaaactgatcacatgaccccaagatgctgcaaccatcataaatatgaaccagctgccaatcatctgaatagatagttgtaaatgtgaaaaattgtcatgtcacttttttttaatgctgtgaaTGGTCACTATATGACCTGTAATGCATTGACCTTAACCATGGGTACTGCGTCCAGGGTTTTGGGTGGATCTGTCTTTCCAAAAAGAGTTATGTATTAACGGCACAGGTAGCCTCCCTTAATGACTACAATTGGAACTGGCAGATCCATTGCAAAGTCCTGTcgtcattaagcagaaaattgTATGATCACATTGGGCTTATGGAATCACTTCCTCTCCAGCCATGAAATgagtcactgtggttgttaagcgagataTCATGTGACCACCACGTGCAGCATTACTTCCAGGTTCCCCATTAACTCTTCTCGTTGGAAGCTGGTTGTGAAACATGTGAATGGTAGTCACGTGACCACAGGCTGCTATGAGAGCAGTCAGTGCAAGGGGGATGGTTACAAAGCTGTTTTATGTTACAtggtttgaatggtcactaaatgatgcagtcattaagcaaggactacctgtgttgtgAATGCTTCCTTTTCTGCAACTGTCTGATATCAGTTCTGTCTCTTGCTAGTGTGGGTCTGCAGAGTACATGGCACCAGAGGTGGTGGAAGTCTTCACAGAAGAAGCCACATTCTATGACAAGCGATGCGACCTGTGGAGCCTAGGTGTGATTTTGTATATCATGCTAAGTGGCTATCCTCCATTTGTGGGTAATTGTGGTACAGACTGTGGCTGGGACAGGGGAGAAGTCTGCAAAGTTTGTCAGGTAATCAGTATATTTTGGACATGTAATAATGTAGCACAGAGGTGAGGAgccatggcccttttatgacttaaggacttcatctcccagaattcctggctcagaaattctgggagttgaagtccacatgtcataaaagggccatcgttccCTACCCCTGATGTAGCAGGTTTAATTGAGCTTCTTTAAAATTATTCAGATATCCTCTGAGACATCTATGGACTTGAAGAATGAAGGCAATTAAAGCTGTTTTCAAAACCGTTTCAGGTTGAATGTATAAGTTCATAATGAATGTGAAGGTTTTATATTCAGATCATGTTCTCTAGTCTTATGTTCTTAAGAATTGTACTAAAAGTATATTTCCCACGATTCCCAGTTTGACCTCTGTTGCATGTAGAGGGGGAATAATATTTTTCAAAACTGtaacccatttaaaaatatttgtaaatatagTTAAAAATATATTCTGAGAAACATTATACTTTCCCCCCCATAGAGTAAGCTTTTTGAGAGTATCCAGGAAGGCAAGTATGAGTTCCCTGACAAGGATTGGTCTGGCATCTCCAGTCAAGCC from the Thamnophis elegans isolate rThaEle1 chromosome 5, rThaEle1.pri, whole genome shotgun sequence genome contains:
- the MKNK1 gene encoding MAP kinase-interacting serine/threonine-protein kinase 1 isoform X3, with amino-acid sequence MLGQGSYAKVQGAVSLQTGKEYAVKIIEKNAGHSRSRVFREVETLYQCQGNKNILELIEFFEDSVRYYLVFEKLRGGSILTYIQQQKHFNEREASQVVRDIACALDFLHTKGIAHRDLKPENILCESPNKVSPVKICDFDLGSGVKLNSACTPISTPELTTPCGSAEYMAPEVVEVFTEEATFYDKRCDLWSLGVILYIMLSGYPPFVGNCGTDCGWDRGEVCKVCQSKLFESIQEGKYEFPDKDWSGISSQAKDLISKLLVRNAKLRLGAAQVLEHPWVQGHASEKGLPTPQVLQRNSSTKDLTIFAAEAIALNRQLSQHENQFSEEQESLTQAICSMKLSPPSKSRLAKRRAMAQATKSSDFQPAPQAAL
- the MKNK1 gene encoding MAP kinase-interacting serine/threonine-protein kinase 1 isoform X1, which gives rise to MSTLMRPNNSSDLKSFPSPIMTQSNPSSSSFMNETCCQAPPGFYSVKPIQHKSEIINSQPLPILENGKRKKKKRTRATDHFPGRFEDLYKLTAEMLGQGSYAKVQGAVSLQTGKEYAVKIIEKNAGHSRSRVFREVETLYQCQGNKNILELIEFFEDSVRYYLVFEKLRGGSILTYIQQQKHFNEREASQVVRDIACALDFLHTKGIAHRDLKPENILCESPNKVSPVKICDFDLGSGVKLNSACTPISTPELTTPCGSAEYMAPEVVEVFTEEATFYDKRCDLWSLGVILYIMLSGYPPFVGNCGTDCGWDRGEVCKVCQSKLFESIQEGKYEFPDKDWSGISSQAKDLISKLLVRNAKLRLGAAQVLEHPWVQGHASEKGLPTPQVLQRNSSTKDLTIFAAEAIALNRQLSQHENQFSEEQESLTQAICSMKLSPPSKSRLAKRRAMAQATKSSDFQPAPQAAL
- the MKNK1 gene encoding MAP kinase-interacting serine/threonine-protein kinase 1 isoform X2, with translation MNETCCQAPPGFYSVKPIQHKSEIINSQPLPILENGKRKKKKRTRATDHFPGRFEDLYKLTAEMLGQGSYAKVQGAVSLQTGKEYAVKIIEKNAGHSRSRVFREVETLYQCQGNKNILELIEFFEDSVRYYLVFEKLRGGSILTYIQQQKHFNEREASQVVRDIACALDFLHTKGIAHRDLKPENILCESPNKVSPVKICDFDLGSGVKLNSACTPISTPELTTPCGSAEYMAPEVVEVFTEEATFYDKRCDLWSLGVILYIMLSGYPPFVGNCGTDCGWDRGEVCKVCQSKLFESIQEGKYEFPDKDWSGISSQAKDLISKLLVRNAKLRLGAAQVLEHPWVQGHASEKGLPTPQVLQRNSSTKDLTIFAAEAIALNRQLSQHENQFSEEQESLTQAICSMKLSPPSKSRLAKRRAMAQATKSSDFQPAPQAAL